TAAGTGTCTATTGTGTTCGTGGTTGGCCTTATTCCCCTGAGCCGATAAATTAATAACTAAGGATATGAGATAGATTACTATTGTGCAAGCCCGCCTTGAAGTGGGAAGCCTGCGGTAATCTTCGAATTTCCGCCTTGAACCTTACTGGTTCAGGTTTAGGTCTCACGACACAATAGATTTTAACTTCTTCGGCTATAATGCAAATATGAAAGCACTTCGCCAACTTCTTCGACAAAAAAGACTCAACATCAATTCATCCGATCGCCTCAAATTTGCCAAACAATTATTATCTCAAGCTCAAAATATCGCAAATTTTACGAATGGTCAAAAAATTGCCATTTATTTACCTAATAATGGCGAAATTGACACTAAATACCTACAAGAATTCCTTAAAAATCAAGAAATTAGCACTTATTTGCCGGTATTAGACGGTAAAAGTCTTAACTTTGCAAAGATTGGTGAAAATTTCAGAAATAATCAATATGGCATCCTGGAGCCAATTTCTACTGAAATTATTAGTGCGGAGCAGCTTGATATCTTATTTATGCCATTAGTGGGTTTTGATAAA
This genomic interval from Candidatus Thioglobus sp. contains the following:
- a CDS encoding 5-formyltetrahydrofolate cyclo-ligase; protein product: MKALRQLLRQKRLNINSSDRLKFAKQLLSQAQNIANFTNGQKIAIYLPNNGEIDTKYLQEFLKNQEISTYLPVLDGKSLNFAKIGENFRNNQYGILEPISTEIISAEQLDILFMPLVGFDKNKNRIGMGGGYYDRTLFFKKQQKMVKKPMLIGLAFDCQQVEKLDVQDWDVPLDTIITPSQIL